A stretch of Aedes aegypti strain LVP_AGWG chromosome 2, AaegL5.0 Primary Assembly, whole genome shotgun sequence DNA encodes these proteins:
- the LOC5575198 gene encoding cysteine-rich venom protein 6, translating into MRFTVVAVLSVALFAIAFGRPHCCDENKVFNQCGSACPETCETIEHEEPEPCPEICVSGCFCREGYVLDSDDKCVLPEDCPNNATTYAY; encoded by the exons ATGCGCTTCACCGTAGTCGCCGTTCTTTCGGTGGCACTTTTCGCCATCGCTTTTGGAAGACCAC ATTGTTGCGATGAGAACAAGGTGTTCAACCAGTGTGGATCAGCATGTCCTGAGACGTGCGAAACGATCGAACATGAGGAACCCGAACCGTGCCCGGAGATTTGTGTGAGTGGATGCTTCTGCCGCGAAGGTTACGTTCTGGATTCGGATGACAAATGTGTACTACCGGAGGATTGTCCCAACAATGCCACTACTTATGCCTACTGA